Proteins encoded within one genomic window of Thalassophryne amazonica chromosome 23, fThaAma1.1, whole genome shotgun sequence:
- the clcn3 gene encoding H(+)/Cl(-) exchange transporter 3 isoform X1 has product MESEQLYHRGYCRNSYNSIASASSDEELLDGAGVIMDFHTTEDDNLLDGEAASPGSNYAMSNGGGAASSSTHLLDFLEEPIPGVGTYDDFHTIDWVREKCKDRERHRKINSKKKESAWEFTKSLYDAWSGWLVVTLTGLASGALAGLIDIAADWMNDLKEGVCLSAMWFNHEQCCWTSNETTFAERDKCPQWKSWAELILGQAEGPGSYIMNYFMYIYWALFFAFLAICLVKVFAPYACGSGIPEIKTILSGFIIRGYLGKWTLLIKTITLVLAVASGLSLGKEGPLVHVACCCGNIFSYLFPKYSKNEAKKREVLSAASAAGVSVAFGAPIGGVLFSLEEVSYYFPLKTLWRSFFAALVAAFVLRSINPFGNSRLVLFYVEYHTPWYLFELIPFILLGVFGGLWGAFFIRTNIAWCRRRKSTRFGKYPVLEVILVAAITAVVAFPNPYTRQNTSELIKELFTDCGPLESSQLCQYRSQMNGSRAFSDSPNRPAGPGVYAAMWQLCLALIFKIIMTIFTFGLKVPSGLFIPSMAIGAIAGRIVGIAMEQLAYYHHDWFLFKEWCEVGADCITPGLYAMVGAAACLGGVTRMTVSLVVIVFELTGGLEYIVPLMAAVMTSKWVGDAFGREGIYEAHIRLNGYPFLDAKEEFTHTTLAREVMRPRRSDPPLAVLTQDDLTVEELQGVINETSYNGFPVIVSKESQRLVGFALRRDITIAIENARRKQEGIMLNSRVYFTQHAPTLPADSPRPLKLRSILDMSPFTVTDHTPMEIVVDIFRKLGLRQCLVTHNGIVLGIITKKNILEHLEELKQRSEPLAPPWHYHKKRYPSPHGSNGKQRSRVHHVQLIRSFQDGRAGGRGSEEEVRLLDDSDP; this is encoded by the exons ATGGAGTCGGAGCAGCTGTACCACAGAGGCTACTGCAGAAACAGTTACAACAGCATCGCCAGTGCCAGCAGTGACGAGGAGCTGCTGGATGGAGCCGGTGTCATCATGGACTTCCACACCACAGAGGATGACAACCTGCTGGATGGGGAGGCCGCCTCTCCAG GGTCTAACTACGCCATGTCTAACGGGGGCGGGGCAGCCAGCAGCTCCACCCACCTGCTGGACTTTCTAGAAGAGCCCATCCCTGGTGTGGGGACCTACGACGACTTCCACACCATTGACTGGGTCCGCGAAAAGTGCAAGGATCGTGAGAGACACCGTAAG ATTAACAGTAAGAAAAAGGAGTCAGCATGGGAGTTTACCAAGAGCCTGTACGATGCCTGGTCCGGGTGGCTGGTGGTGACGCTTACGGGCTTGGCTTcag GTGCGTTGGCTGGCCTGATTGACATTGCTGCTGATTGGATGAATGACTTGAAAGAGGGCGTGTGTCTGAGCGCCATGTGGTTCAACCACGAGCAGTGCTGCTGGACGTCCAATGAGACCACTTTCGCAGAGAGGGACAAGTGTCCTCAGTGGAAAAGCTGGGCAGAGCTAATCCTGGGGCAGGCCGAG GGCCCAGGCTCCTACATCATGAACTACTTCATGTACATCTACTGGGCGCTGTTCTTCGCCTTCCTGGCTATCTGCCTGGTCAAAGTGTTTGCTCCATATGCCTGTGGCTCAGGAATTCCTGAG ATCAAGACCATCCTCAGTGGGTTTATCATCCGGGGCTATCTGGGCAAATGGACCCTTTTGATCAAAACCATCACTCTGGTTTTGGCTGTGGCATCTGGCCTCAGCCTGGGCAAGGAGGGCCCTCTGGTCCACGTGGCCTGCTGCTGTGGGAATATCTTTTCCTACCTCTTCCCCAAATACAGCAAGAACGAGGCAAAGAAACGAGAG GTTCTCTCTGCTGCGTCAGCGGCCGGGGTGTCTGTGGCTTTTGGAGCTCCAATAGGAGGAGTACTTTTCAGTTTGGAGGAG GTGAGCTACTACTTTCCCCTGAAGACACTGTGGCGTTCCTTTTTCGCCGCCCTGGTGGCGGCCTTTGTGCTGCGCTCCATTAACCCCTTTGGGAACAGCCGCCTGGTGCTGTTCTACGTGGAGTACCATACGCCGTGGTACCTCTTTGAACTCATCCCATTTATCCTATTGGGAGTTTTCGGGGGACTCTGGGGCGCCTTCTTCATTCGAACCAACATCGCATGGTGCCGGCGGCGCAAGTCCACTCGCTTCG GCAAGTACCCGGTGTTGGAGGTGATCTTGGTGGCAGCCATCACCGCGGTAGTTGCATTCCCTAACCCATACACTCGCCAGAACACCAGTGAGCTGATAAAGGAACTGTTTACGGACTGCGGCCCGCTGGAGTCGTCTCAGCTCTGCCAGTACCGTAGCCAAATGAACGGCAGTCGAGCCTTCAGTGACAGTCCCAACCGGCCAGCGGGGCCCGGCGTCTATGCCGCCATGTGGCAGCTCTGCCTGGCACTTATCTTTAAAATAATCATGACCATATTCACCTTTGGACTGAAG GTACCATCAGGCTTGTTCATCCCCAGCATGGCGATCGGGGCGATCGCAGGTCGCATAGTTGGCATTGCTATGGAGCAGCTGGCTTATTACCACCATGACTGGTTCCTGTTCAAAGAGTGGTGTGAGGTCGGGGCCGACTGCATCACGCCTGGACTCTACGCCATGGTGGGGGCTGCAGCATGTCTGG GTGGCGTGACCCGTATGACCGTCTCCCTGGTCGTCATCGTCTTCGAGCTGACGGGCGGGCTGGAGTACATCGTGCCtctcatggctgctgtcatgaccAGTAAGTGGGTCGGCGACGCGTTTGGCCGCGAGGGGATCTACGAGGCCCACATCCGTCTGAACGGCTACCCATTTCTGGACGCCAAGGAGGAATTCACGCACACCACGCTGGCCAGGGAGGTGATGAGGCCACGGCGCAGCGACCCGCCGCTCGCGGTGCTGACGCAGGACGacctgacggtggaggagctgcaGGGGGTCATCAATGAAACCAGTTACAACGGGTTTCCTGTCATAGTGTCCAAGGAGTCGCAGAGGCTGGTGGGCTTTGCTTTGCGCAGGGACATCACCATCGCTATAG AAAACGCCCGCCGCAAACAGGAAGGCATCATGTTGAACTCCAGGGTGTACTTCACCCAGCACGCACCCACCCTCCCTGCCGACAGCCCGCGACCCCTCAAGCTGCGCTCCATCCTGGACATGAGCCCGTTCACTGTCACGGACCACACGCCCATGGAGATTGTGGTGGACATCTTCAGGAAGCTGGGTCTGCGACAGTGTCTGGTCACTCACAACGG GATTGTGTTGGGCATCATCACAAAGAAGAATATAttagaacatctggaggagctcaaGCAGCGCTCGGAGCCCCTG GCGCCTCCTTGGCATTATCACAAAAAAAGATATCCTTCGCCACATGGCTCAAATGGCAAACAAAGATCCCGAGTCCATCATGTTCAACTGATCCGCTCCTTCCAGGACGGCCGGGCAGGGGGGCGCGGCAGTGAGGAGGAGGTGCGCCTTCTGGATGACTCCGATCCCTGA
- the clcn3 gene encoding H(+)/Cl(-) exchange transporter 3 isoform X4 produces the protein MESEQLYHRGYCRNSYNSIASASSDEELLDGAGVIMDFHTTEDDNLLDGEAASPGSNYAMSNGGGAASSSTHLLDFLEEPIPGVGTYDDFHTIDWVREKCKDRERHRKINSKKKESAWEFTKSLYDAWSGWLVVTLTGLASGALAGLIDIAADWMNDLKEGVCLSAMWFNHEQCCWTSNETTFAERDKCPQWKSWAELILGQAEGPGSYIMNYFMYIYWALFFAFLAICLVKVFAPYACGSGIPEIKTILSGFIIRGYLGKWTLLIKTITLVLAVASGLSLGKEGPLVHVACCCGNIFSYLFPKYSKNEAKKREVLSAASAAGVSVAFGAPIGGVLFSLEEVSYYFPLKTLWRSFFAALVAAFVLRSINPFGNSRLVLFYVEYHTPWYLFELIPFILLGVFGGLWGAFFIRTNIAWCRRRKSTRFGKYPVLEVILVAAITAVVAFPNPYTRQNTSELIKELFTDCGPLESSQLCQYRSQMNGSRAFSDSPNRPAGPGVYAAMWQLCLALIFKIIMTIFTFGLKVPSGLFIPSMAIGAIAGRIVGIAMEQLAYYHHDWFLFKEWCEVGADCITPGLYAMVGAAACLGGVTRMTVSLVVIVFELTGGLEYIVPLMAAVMTSKWVGDAFGREGIYEAHIRLNGYPFLDAKEEFTHTTLAREVMRPRRSDPPLAVLTQDDLTVEELQGVINETSYNGFPVIVSKESQRLVGFALRRDITIAIENARRKQEGIMLNSRVYFTQHAPTLPADSPRPLKLRSILDMSPFTVTDHTPMEIVVDIFRKLGLRQCLVTHNGRLLGIITKKDILRHMAQMANKDPESIMFN, from the exons ATGGAGTCGGAGCAGCTGTACCACAGAGGCTACTGCAGAAACAGTTACAACAGCATCGCCAGTGCCAGCAGTGACGAGGAGCTGCTGGATGGAGCCGGTGTCATCATGGACTTCCACACCACAGAGGATGACAACCTGCTGGATGGGGAGGCCGCCTCTCCAG GGTCTAACTACGCCATGTCTAACGGGGGCGGGGCAGCCAGCAGCTCCACCCACCTGCTGGACTTTCTAGAAGAGCCCATCCCTGGTGTGGGGACCTACGACGACTTCCACACCATTGACTGGGTCCGCGAAAAGTGCAAGGATCGTGAGAGACACCGTAAG ATTAACAGTAAGAAAAAGGAGTCAGCATGGGAGTTTACCAAGAGCCTGTACGATGCCTGGTCCGGGTGGCTGGTGGTGACGCTTACGGGCTTGGCTTcag GTGCGTTGGCTGGCCTGATTGACATTGCTGCTGATTGGATGAATGACTTGAAAGAGGGCGTGTGTCTGAGCGCCATGTGGTTCAACCACGAGCAGTGCTGCTGGACGTCCAATGAGACCACTTTCGCAGAGAGGGACAAGTGTCCTCAGTGGAAAAGCTGGGCAGAGCTAATCCTGGGGCAGGCCGAG GGCCCAGGCTCCTACATCATGAACTACTTCATGTACATCTACTGGGCGCTGTTCTTCGCCTTCCTGGCTATCTGCCTGGTCAAAGTGTTTGCTCCATATGCCTGTGGCTCAGGAATTCCTGAG ATCAAGACCATCCTCAGTGGGTTTATCATCCGGGGCTATCTGGGCAAATGGACCCTTTTGATCAAAACCATCACTCTGGTTTTGGCTGTGGCATCTGGCCTCAGCCTGGGCAAGGAGGGCCCTCTGGTCCACGTGGCCTGCTGCTGTGGGAATATCTTTTCCTACCTCTTCCCCAAATACAGCAAGAACGAGGCAAAGAAACGAGAG GTTCTCTCTGCTGCGTCAGCGGCCGGGGTGTCTGTGGCTTTTGGAGCTCCAATAGGAGGAGTACTTTTCAGTTTGGAGGAG GTGAGCTACTACTTTCCCCTGAAGACACTGTGGCGTTCCTTTTTCGCCGCCCTGGTGGCGGCCTTTGTGCTGCGCTCCATTAACCCCTTTGGGAACAGCCGCCTGGTGCTGTTCTACGTGGAGTACCATACGCCGTGGTACCTCTTTGAACTCATCCCATTTATCCTATTGGGAGTTTTCGGGGGACTCTGGGGCGCCTTCTTCATTCGAACCAACATCGCATGGTGCCGGCGGCGCAAGTCCACTCGCTTCG GCAAGTACCCGGTGTTGGAGGTGATCTTGGTGGCAGCCATCACCGCGGTAGTTGCATTCCCTAACCCATACACTCGCCAGAACACCAGTGAGCTGATAAAGGAACTGTTTACGGACTGCGGCCCGCTGGAGTCGTCTCAGCTCTGCCAGTACCGTAGCCAAATGAACGGCAGTCGAGCCTTCAGTGACAGTCCCAACCGGCCAGCGGGGCCCGGCGTCTATGCCGCCATGTGGCAGCTCTGCCTGGCACTTATCTTTAAAATAATCATGACCATATTCACCTTTGGACTGAAG GTACCATCAGGCTTGTTCATCCCCAGCATGGCGATCGGGGCGATCGCAGGTCGCATAGTTGGCATTGCTATGGAGCAGCTGGCTTATTACCACCATGACTGGTTCCTGTTCAAAGAGTGGTGTGAGGTCGGGGCCGACTGCATCACGCCTGGACTCTACGCCATGGTGGGGGCTGCAGCATGTCTGG GTGGCGTGACCCGTATGACCGTCTCCCTGGTCGTCATCGTCTTCGAGCTGACGGGCGGGCTGGAGTACATCGTGCCtctcatggctgctgtcatgaccAGTAAGTGGGTCGGCGACGCGTTTGGCCGCGAGGGGATCTACGAGGCCCACATCCGTCTGAACGGCTACCCATTTCTGGACGCCAAGGAGGAATTCACGCACACCACGCTGGCCAGGGAGGTGATGAGGCCACGGCGCAGCGACCCGCCGCTCGCGGTGCTGACGCAGGACGacctgacggtggaggagctgcaGGGGGTCATCAATGAAACCAGTTACAACGGGTTTCCTGTCATAGTGTCCAAGGAGTCGCAGAGGCTGGTGGGCTTTGCTTTGCGCAGGGACATCACCATCGCTATAG AAAACGCCCGCCGCAAACAGGAAGGCATCATGTTGAACTCCAGGGTGTACTTCACCCAGCACGCACCCACCCTCCCTGCCGACAGCCCGCGACCCCTCAAGCTGCGCTCCATCCTGGACATGAGCCCGTTCACTGTCACGGACCACACGCCCATGGAGATTGTGGTGGACATCTTCAGGAAGCTGGGTCTGCGACAGTGTCTGGTCACTCACAACGG GCGCCTCCTTGGCATTATCACAAAAAAAGATATCCTTCGCCACATGGCTCAAATGGCAAACAAAGATCCCGAGTCCATCATGTTCAACTGA
- the clcn3 gene encoding H(+)/Cl(-) exchange transporter 3 isoform X3 — protein sequence MESEQLYHRGYCRNSYNSIASASSDEELLDGAGVIMDFHTTEDDNLLDGEAASPGSNYAMSNGGGAASSSTHLLDFLEEPIPGVGTYDDFHTIDWVREKCKDRERHRKINSKKKESAWEFTKSLYDAWSGWLVVTLTGLASGALAGLIDIAADWMNDLKEGVCLSAMWFNHEQCCWTSNETTFAERDKCPQWKSWAELILGQAEGPGSYIMNYFMYIYWALFFAFLAICLVKVFAPYACGSGIPEIKTILSGFIIRGYLGKWTLLIKTITLVLAVASGLSLGKEGPLVHVACCCGNIFSYLFPKYSKNEAKKREVLSAASAAGVSVAFGAPIGGVLFSLEEVSYYFPLKTLWRSFFAALVAAFVLRSINPFGNSRLVLFYVEYHTPWYLFELIPFILLGVFGGLWGAFFIRTNIAWCRRRKSTRFGKYPVLEVILVAAITAVVAFPNPYTRQNTSELIKELFTDCGPLESSQLCQYRSQMNGSRAFSDSPNRPAGPGVYAAMWQLCLALIFKIIMTIFTFGLKVPSGLFIPSMAIGAIAGRIVGIAMEQLAYYHHDWFLFKEWCEVGADCITPGLYAMVGAAACLGGVTRMTVSLVVIVFELTGGLEYIVPLMAAVMTSKWVGDAFGREGIYEAHIRLNGYPFLDAKEEFTHTTLAREVMRPRRSDPPLAVLTQDDLTVEELQGVINETSYNGFPVIVSKESQRLVGFALRRDITIAIENARRKQEGIMLNSRVYFTQHAPTLPADSPRPLKLRSILDMSPFTVTDHTPMEIVVDIFRKLGLRQCLVTHNGIVLGIITKKNILEHLEELKQRSEPLGLHRPATSDPSP from the exons ATGGAGTCGGAGCAGCTGTACCACAGAGGCTACTGCAGAAACAGTTACAACAGCATCGCCAGTGCCAGCAGTGACGAGGAGCTGCTGGATGGAGCCGGTGTCATCATGGACTTCCACACCACAGAGGATGACAACCTGCTGGATGGGGAGGCCGCCTCTCCAG GGTCTAACTACGCCATGTCTAACGGGGGCGGGGCAGCCAGCAGCTCCACCCACCTGCTGGACTTTCTAGAAGAGCCCATCCCTGGTGTGGGGACCTACGACGACTTCCACACCATTGACTGGGTCCGCGAAAAGTGCAAGGATCGTGAGAGACACCGTAAG ATTAACAGTAAGAAAAAGGAGTCAGCATGGGAGTTTACCAAGAGCCTGTACGATGCCTGGTCCGGGTGGCTGGTGGTGACGCTTACGGGCTTGGCTTcag GTGCGTTGGCTGGCCTGATTGACATTGCTGCTGATTGGATGAATGACTTGAAAGAGGGCGTGTGTCTGAGCGCCATGTGGTTCAACCACGAGCAGTGCTGCTGGACGTCCAATGAGACCACTTTCGCAGAGAGGGACAAGTGTCCTCAGTGGAAAAGCTGGGCAGAGCTAATCCTGGGGCAGGCCGAG GGCCCAGGCTCCTACATCATGAACTACTTCATGTACATCTACTGGGCGCTGTTCTTCGCCTTCCTGGCTATCTGCCTGGTCAAAGTGTTTGCTCCATATGCCTGTGGCTCAGGAATTCCTGAG ATCAAGACCATCCTCAGTGGGTTTATCATCCGGGGCTATCTGGGCAAATGGACCCTTTTGATCAAAACCATCACTCTGGTTTTGGCTGTGGCATCTGGCCTCAGCCTGGGCAAGGAGGGCCCTCTGGTCCACGTGGCCTGCTGCTGTGGGAATATCTTTTCCTACCTCTTCCCCAAATACAGCAAGAACGAGGCAAAGAAACGAGAG GTTCTCTCTGCTGCGTCAGCGGCCGGGGTGTCTGTGGCTTTTGGAGCTCCAATAGGAGGAGTACTTTTCAGTTTGGAGGAG GTGAGCTACTACTTTCCCCTGAAGACACTGTGGCGTTCCTTTTTCGCCGCCCTGGTGGCGGCCTTTGTGCTGCGCTCCATTAACCCCTTTGGGAACAGCCGCCTGGTGCTGTTCTACGTGGAGTACCATACGCCGTGGTACCTCTTTGAACTCATCCCATTTATCCTATTGGGAGTTTTCGGGGGACTCTGGGGCGCCTTCTTCATTCGAACCAACATCGCATGGTGCCGGCGGCGCAAGTCCACTCGCTTCG GCAAGTACCCGGTGTTGGAGGTGATCTTGGTGGCAGCCATCACCGCGGTAGTTGCATTCCCTAACCCATACACTCGCCAGAACACCAGTGAGCTGATAAAGGAACTGTTTACGGACTGCGGCCCGCTGGAGTCGTCTCAGCTCTGCCAGTACCGTAGCCAAATGAACGGCAGTCGAGCCTTCAGTGACAGTCCCAACCGGCCAGCGGGGCCCGGCGTCTATGCCGCCATGTGGCAGCTCTGCCTGGCACTTATCTTTAAAATAATCATGACCATATTCACCTTTGGACTGAAG GTACCATCAGGCTTGTTCATCCCCAGCATGGCGATCGGGGCGATCGCAGGTCGCATAGTTGGCATTGCTATGGAGCAGCTGGCTTATTACCACCATGACTGGTTCCTGTTCAAAGAGTGGTGTGAGGTCGGGGCCGACTGCATCACGCCTGGACTCTACGCCATGGTGGGGGCTGCAGCATGTCTGG GTGGCGTGACCCGTATGACCGTCTCCCTGGTCGTCATCGTCTTCGAGCTGACGGGCGGGCTGGAGTACATCGTGCCtctcatggctgctgtcatgaccAGTAAGTGGGTCGGCGACGCGTTTGGCCGCGAGGGGATCTACGAGGCCCACATCCGTCTGAACGGCTACCCATTTCTGGACGCCAAGGAGGAATTCACGCACACCACGCTGGCCAGGGAGGTGATGAGGCCACGGCGCAGCGACCCGCCGCTCGCGGTGCTGACGCAGGACGacctgacggtggaggagctgcaGGGGGTCATCAATGAAACCAGTTACAACGGGTTTCCTGTCATAGTGTCCAAGGAGTCGCAGAGGCTGGTGGGCTTTGCTTTGCGCAGGGACATCACCATCGCTATAG AAAACGCCCGCCGCAAACAGGAAGGCATCATGTTGAACTCCAGGGTGTACTTCACCCAGCACGCACCCACCCTCCCTGCCGACAGCCCGCGACCCCTCAAGCTGCGCTCCATCCTGGACATGAGCCCGTTCACTGTCACGGACCACACGCCCATGGAGATTGTGGTGGACATCTTCAGGAAGCTGGGTCTGCGACAGTGTCTGGTCACTCACAACGG GATTGTGTTGGGCATCATCACAAAGAAGAATATAttagaacatctggaggagctcaaGCAGCGCTCGGAGCCCCTG GGTCTCCACAGACCAGCGACATCTGACCCATCGCCATAG
- the clcn3 gene encoding H(+)/Cl(-) exchange transporter 3 isoform X6: protein MEEENASADPYLPYDGGGDTIPLQDIPRRGSNYAMSNGGGAASSSTHLLDFLEEPIPGVGTYDDFHTIDWVREKCKDRERHRKINSKKKESAWEFTKSLYDAWSGWLVVTLTGLASGALAGLIDIAADWMNDLKEGVCLSAMWFNHEQCCWTSNETTFAERDKCPQWKSWAELILGQAEGPGSYIMNYFMYIYWALFFAFLAICLVKVFAPYACGSGIPEIKTILSGFIIRGYLGKWTLLIKTITLVLAVASGLSLGKEGPLVHVACCCGNIFSYLFPKYSKNEAKKREVLSAASAAGVSVAFGAPIGGVLFSLEEVSYYFPLKTLWRSFFAALVAAFVLRSINPFGNSRLVLFYVEYHTPWYLFELIPFILLGVFGGLWGAFFIRTNIAWCRRRKSTRFGKYPVLEVILVAAITAVVAFPNPYTRQNTSELIKELFTDCGPLESSQLCQYRSQMNGSRAFSDSPNRPAGPGVYAAMWQLCLALIFKIIMTIFTFGLKVPSGLFIPSMAIGAIAGRIVGIAMEQLAYYHHDWFLFKEWCEVGADCITPGLYAMVGAAACLGGVTRMTVSLVVIVFELTGGLEYIVPLMAAVMTSKWVGDAFGREGIYEAHIRLNGYPFLDAKEEFTHTTLAREVMRPRRSDPPLAVLTQDDLTVEELQGVINETSYNGFPVIVSKESQRLVGFALRRDITIAIENARRKQEGIMLNSRVYFTQHAPTLPADSPRPLKLRSILDMSPFTVTDHTPMEIVVDIFRKLGLRQCLVTHNGRLLGIITKKDILRHMAQMANKDPESIMFN, encoded by the exons ATGGAGGAGGAGAACGCATCTGCTGACCCTTATTTACCCTATGATGGGGGAGGGGACACGATCCCTCTGCAGGATATCCCTAGAAGAG GGTCTAACTACGCCATGTCTAACGGGGGCGGGGCAGCCAGCAGCTCCACCCACCTGCTGGACTTTCTAGAAGAGCCCATCCCTGGTGTGGGGACCTACGACGACTTCCACACCATTGACTGGGTCCGCGAAAAGTGCAAGGATCGTGAGAGACACCGTAAG ATTAACAGTAAGAAAAAGGAGTCAGCATGGGAGTTTACCAAGAGCCTGTACGATGCCTGGTCCGGGTGGCTGGTGGTGACGCTTACGGGCTTGGCTTcag GTGCGTTGGCTGGCCTGATTGACATTGCTGCTGATTGGATGAATGACTTGAAAGAGGGCGTGTGTCTGAGCGCCATGTGGTTCAACCACGAGCAGTGCTGCTGGACGTCCAATGAGACCACTTTCGCAGAGAGGGACAAGTGTCCTCAGTGGAAAAGCTGGGCAGAGCTAATCCTGGGGCAGGCCGAG GGCCCAGGCTCCTACATCATGAACTACTTCATGTACATCTACTGGGCGCTGTTCTTCGCCTTCCTGGCTATCTGCCTGGTCAAAGTGTTTGCTCCATATGCCTGTGGCTCAGGAATTCCTGAG ATCAAGACCATCCTCAGTGGGTTTATCATCCGGGGCTATCTGGGCAAATGGACCCTTTTGATCAAAACCATCACTCTGGTTTTGGCTGTGGCATCTGGCCTCAGCCTGGGCAAGGAGGGCCCTCTGGTCCACGTGGCCTGCTGCTGTGGGAATATCTTTTCCTACCTCTTCCCCAAATACAGCAAGAACGAGGCAAAGAAACGAGAG GTTCTCTCTGCTGCGTCAGCGGCCGGGGTGTCTGTGGCTTTTGGAGCTCCAATAGGAGGAGTACTTTTCAGTTTGGAGGAG GTGAGCTACTACTTTCCCCTGAAGACACTGTGGCGTTCCTTTTTCGCCGCCCTGGTGGCGGCCTTTGTGCTGCGCTCCATTAACCCCTTTGGGAACAGCCGCCTGGTGCTGTTCTACGTGGAGTACCATACGCCGTGGTACCTCTTTGAACTCATCCCATTTATCCTATTGGGAGTTTTCGGGGGACTCTGGGGCGCCTTCTTCATTCGAACCAACATCGCATGGTGCCGGCGGCGCAAGTCCACTCGCTTCG GCAAGTACCCGGTGTTGGAGGTGATCTTGGTGGCAGCCATCACCGCGGTAGTTGCATTCCCTAACCCATACACTCGCCAGAACACCAGTGAGCTGATAAAGGAACTGTTTACGGACTGCGGCCCGCTGGAGTCGTCTCAGCTCTGCCAGTACCGTAGCCAAATGAACGGCAGTCGAGCCTTCAGTGACAGTCCCAACCGGCCAGCGGGGCCCGGCGTCTATGCCGCCATGTGGCAGCTCTGCCTGGCACTTATCTTTAAAATAATCATGACCATATTCACCTTTGGACTGAAG GTACCATCAGGCTTGTTCATCCCCAGCATGGCGATCGGGGCGATCGCAGGTCGCATAGTTGGCATTGCTATGGAGCAGCTGGCTTATTACCACCATGACTGGTTCCTGTTCAAAGAGTGGTGTGAGGTCGGGGCCGACTGCATCACGCCTGGACTCTACGCCATGGTGGGGGCTGCAGCATGTCTGG GTGGCGTGACCCGTATGACCGTCTCCCTGGTCGTCATCGTCTTCGAGCTGACGGGCGGGCTGGAGTACATCGTGCCtctcatggctgctgtcatgaccAGTAAGTGGGTCGGCGACGCGTTTGGCCGCGAGGGGATCTACGAGGCCCACATCCGTCTGAACGGCTACCCATTTCTGGACGCCAAGGAGGAATTCACGCACACCACGCTGGCCAGGGAGGTGATGAGGCCACGGCGCAGCGACCCGCCGCTCGCGGTGCTGACGCAGGACGacctgacggtggaggagctgcaGGGGGTCATCAATGAAACCAGTTACAACGGGTTTCCTGTCATAGTGTCCAAGGAGTCGCAGAGGCTGGTGGGCTTTGCTTTGCGCAGGGACATCACCATCGCTATAG AAAACGCCCGCCGCAAACAGGAAGGCATCATGTTGAACTCCAGGGTGTACTTCACCCAGCACGCACCCACCCTCCCTGCCGACAGCCCGCGACCCCTCAAGCTGCGCTCCATCCTGGACATGAGCCCGTTCACTGTCACGGACCACACGCCCATGGAGATTGTGGTGGACATCTTCAGGAAGCTGGGTCTGCGACAGTGTCTGGTCACTCACAACGG GCGCCTCCTTGGCATTATCACAAAAAAAGATATCCTTCGCCACATGGCTCAAATGGCAAACAAAGATCCCGAGTCCATCATGTTCAACTGA